Proteins from one Catenuloplanes atrovinosus genomic window:
- a CDS encoding MFS transporter, which produces MFLALVVLFLPVFDFFALGVAAPVVQHDLTGGSRGAELVPASFSFGYAAGLLAGGVLGDRFGARRLIAAGACGYLAACVVCASAPTAAVLLGGRLVQGVSAAAMVAQGFVLIWRGGSRAYPLMAATLGAAAACGQLLGGLPVGWRWLFLVEIAVGLLIVCRLPDGGPVAGNRVDAAGVVLGVLLPLSVLGPLAWLRLAGGTAWVLAAAIAVVPLGWGYHRRLRVMAGRRRRLVFAGWRPLLAAAGTGGVYAGQAVLILVVSLRPDPPGLFFYGVSFALVSLMGPRLPSRSWVAGPALAGAGLALLYASADPRIPLVLCGAAMGLTLPALTAAALAGSAPGAVSRAAGTLATMQQFAAAAALTAVGLLLDHGRI; this is translated from the coding sequence GTGTTCCTGGCGTTGGTCGTGCTGTTCCTGCCGGTGTTCGACTTCTTCGCGCTCGGCGTCGCGGCGCCGGTGGTGCAGCACGACCTGACCGGCGGTAGCCGGGGCGCCGAGCTGGTGCCGGCGTCGTTCTCGTTCGGGTACGCCGCCGGTCTGCTGGCCGGCGGGGTGCTCGGCGACCGGTTCGGCGCCCGCCGCCTGATCGCCGCCGGGGCGTGCGGGTACCTCGCGGCGTGCGTGGTCTGCGCGAGCGCGCCGACCGCGGCCGTGCTGCTCGGCGGACGCCTGGTGCAGGGCGTGAGTGCCGCGGCGATGGTGGCGCAGGGATTCGTGCTGATCTGGCGGGGCGGGTCTCGGGCGTACCCGCTGATGGCGGCCACGCTGGGGGCGGCCGCCGCCTGCGGGCAACTGCTCGGCGGTCTGCCGGTCGGCTGGCGCTGGCTGTTCCTGGTGGAGATCGCTGTCGGCCTGCTGATCGTGTGCCGCCTGCCCGACGGTGGTCCGGTGGCCGGGAACCGGGTCGACGCGGCCGGCGTGGTGCTGGGCGTGCTGTTGCCGCTGTCGGTCCTGGGGCCGCTCGCGTGGCTGCGTCTGGCCGGTGGCACCGCGTGGGTGCTGGCGGCCGCGATCGCGGTGGTACCGCTGGGGTGGGGCTATCACCGGCGGCTGCGGGTGATGGCCGGTCGCCGTCGCCGATTGGTTTTCGCGGGGTGGCGGCCGTTGCTCGCGGCGGCCGGGACCGGTGGGGTCTACGCCGGTCAGGCGGTGCTGATCCTGGTGGTGTCGTTGCGTCCGGACCCGCCGGGTCTGTTCTTCTACGGTGTCAGCTTCGCTCTCGTCTCGCTGATGGGGCCGCGGCTGCCGAGCCGTTCCTGGGTCGCCGGGCCGGCCTTGGCCGGCGCCGGGTTGGCGCTGCTGTACGCGAGCGCGGACCCGCGGATACCGCTCGTCCTGTGCGGTGCGGCGATGGGGCTGACGCTGCCCGCGCTGACCGCGGCGGCCCTGGCCGGATCGGCTCCCGGCGCCGTGTCGCGGGCGGCCGGGACGCTGGCCACGATGCAGCAGTTCGCCGCGGCGGCCGCCCTCACCGCCGTCGGCTTGCTCCTGGACCACGGCCGGATCTGA
- a CDS encoding carboxylesterase family protein codes for MSTTNGIVRGLRLDGHVAFLDIPYAAAPVGAGRFAAPEPHAPWDGVRDATVPGPTAPQAERRLGDIDMSAYFDGWHRGEDYLTVTVRTPDPAATGLPVMVFVHGGGFVAGSNRAALYDGSSFARDGVVLVTVNYRLGIAGFLDLPGAPANRGLLDVIAALRWVRSDIAAFGGDPDNVTLFGQSAGATIVGGVLATPEAAGLMRRAIVQSGSGLGAFTREQGARVTAAAAEILGVPAHADAFAEVGDELLVEAAGRLAGLDLRTRTAFDPLVGLSPFSLVLDAQPADALAADVDLLAGVNAEEGNLYLIPVGRYATSTAADVDAVASAAHPDPARLLAAYRSQDPAVTAPRLRAAVLGDALFGAGTWALLDAHARRADRATFAYEFTWRSPALGAAHAVELPFVFDNLDHAAVRGENRLLGAGDPPADLAARVHHAWIRFARTGDPGWPPYDTVRRTTMRIGEVWERLDDPRGPQRRAWSRDPDSRAVVTTTGAPVLPAPLAQGVRKGPVLQVSGQLPLDPTTGAISGRSVAEQTDRALRNVIAVLDAGGASLADVVMLRVYLTDPGHLPEMNTAYAAIVGEPYPARTTMYMPLPPGMLVEVDALAVLG; via the coding sequence GTGAGCACGACCAACGGCATCGTGCGCGGCCTGCGCCTGGACGGGCACGTCGCGTTCCTGGACATCCCCTACGCCGCGGCGCCGGTCGGCGCCGGCCGGTTCGCCGCCCCCGAACCGCACGCACCCTGGGACGGTGTCCGCGACGCCACGGTGCCGGGCCCGACCGCGCCGCAGGCCGAACGCAGGCTCGGCGACATCGACATGAGCGCCTACTTCGACGGCTGGCACCGGGGCGAGGACTACCTCACCGTCACCGTCCGTACGCCCGACCCGGCAGCCACCGGCCTGCCGGTCATGGTGTTCGTGCACGGCGGCGGCTTCGTCGCCGGGTCGAACCGGGCCGCCCTCTACGACGGCTCCTCGTTCGCCCGCGACGGCGTCGTCCTGGTCACCGTGAACTACCGGCTGGGCATCGCGGGCTTCCTCGACCTGCCCGGCGCGCCCGCCAACCGGGGCCTGCTCGACGTGATCGCCGCGCTGCGCTGGGTCCGGAGCGACATCGCGGCGTTCGGCGGCGACCCGGACAACGTCACGCTGTTCGGCCAGTCCGCCGGCGCCACCATCGTCGGCGGCGTCCTGGCCACGCCGGAGGCCGCCGGGCTGATGCGGCGCGCGATCGTCCAGAGCGGCAGCGGTCTCGGCGCGTTCACCCGCGAACAGGGCGCCCGCGTCACCGCGGCCGCCGCCGAGATCCTCGGTGTGCCCGCGCACGCGGACGCGTTCGCCGAGGTCGGTGACGAGCTCCTGGTCGAGGCCGCGGGACGGCTGGCCGGGCTCGATCTGCGTACCCGGACGGCGTTCGACCCGCTGGTCGGGCTCAGCCCGTTCAGCCTGGTGCTGGACGCCCAGCCGGCCGACGCGCTCGCCGCCGACGTGGACCTGCTCGCCGGCGTCAACGCGGAGGAGGGCAACCTCTACCTGATTCCGGTCGGCAGATATGCCACGTCGACCGCGGCCGACGTGGACGCGGTGGCGTCGGCCGCCCATCCCGATCCGGCGCGCCTGCTGGCCGCGTACCGAAGCCAGGACCCGGCCGTGACCGCCCCGCGGTTGCGCGCCGCGGTCCTCGGTGACGCGCTGTTCGGCGCCGGGACCTGGGCCCTGCTCGACGCTCATGCCCGGCGGGCGGACCGCGCGACCTTCGCGTACGAGTTCACCTGGCGCTCGCCCGCGCTCGGCGCCGCGCACGCGGTGGAGCTGCCGTTCGTCTTCGACAACCTCGACCATGCCGCCGTACGCGGGGAGAACCGGCTGCTCGGCGCGGGTGACCCGCCCGCCGACCTCGCCGCACGCGTGCATCACGCCTGGATCCGCTTCGCCCGCACCGGCGACCCCGGCTGGCCGCCGTACGACACCGTCCGCCGCACCACCATGCGCATCGGCGAGGTCTGGGAGCGGCTGGACGACCCGCGCGGGCCGCAACGGCGGGCCTGGTCCCGGGACCCGGACTCGCGGGCCGTGGTCACCACCACCGGTGCTCCGGTGCTGCCGGCGCCGCTGGCGCAGGGCGTCCGCAAGGGCCCGGTCCTGCAGGTGTCCGGGCAGCTTCCGCTCGACCCCACCACCGGTGCGATCAGCGGCCGGAGCGTGGCCGAGCAGACCGACCGTGCCCTGCGGAACGTGATCGCGGTGCTCGACGCGGGCGGGGCGAGCCTCGCCGACGTGGTCATGCTGCGTGTCTACCTCACCGATCCGGGCCACCTGCCGGAGATGAACACGGCGTACGCCGCGATCGTCGGCGAGCCGTATCCGGCGCGGACCACGATGTACATGCCGCTGCCGCCCGGCATGCTGGTGGAGGTCGACGCCCTGGCCGTGCTGGGCTGA
- a CDS encoding GAF domain-containing protein has protein sequence MLTFDERLIGDPRRLAAVDRARRAFPALPMPLDGIAGLAARLLDAPMGVVALVAETDEYLAGIHGLPAALTVERRTPIACSVSTFVVSADHPVRCDDAHAAVDGPLRDHPLVMDHGIRAFVGVPLRDGADQPVGALTVLDVAAREWSGRQLDALVEIAHLLHPVAAAGESRSAVPASLDSGALLDGVQEAFLAIDADGVVAGWNPAAQALLGYTAQEVCGRHLDETLRPDQLGAEVARLFTAPAGRRLFRRLQVRHRDGHQLPVRAAMSVIRGAGGALACVFLTDLSGRADPEHDADWQLSFLAGLLDSLSVGVIACDARGKVVVVNAALREAQLLPATGDLGDAHTAAALAMLHHPDGTPMTREQAPLHRAFHGEDVHDVDVVVRAPGRPDRTFASNARPIVGADGRRWGAVVAAHEVTEMRRAERFRACHTDVSKALAAAQTISDAAPAVLEAVVRTLGWPYAELWILDEVTDTLRPAGSFDRAGLRLGELRDYVVVKGAGITGRTWATGTPLWVPDLTRTGYLGTPQSQARRDACIRQGLRTVVSVPVRDAGTVLGVLTCYAGTPEYHEDLLTVLLDGVAAQIGAYLARRRAEELARQLSHAKEDFVTLVGHELRTPLTSIVAYAGILGEDLAGLDDEHRRMLDTIARNGTDLSDMVDTLLELAGLESGHLPLTVRQVDLAEIVARAVGAAGPEAEHGGLRLTTDLPAHLAVDGDAARLRQVVDVLLTNAIRYSAPGGGVHVRLARGHAAAELHVTDGGIGVPDEDRHRLFDRFYRAGNVRHQGRSGAGLGLSLARTIVDLHGGVIRVDPGTAPGTTMHVRLPLHTDASAPHGPDPMPAGMRRGPGYPPVRSAVGDAPDNEVPSASPARGPLTEGLITLAETPDDAPGIDEQLENLVALAAAQVGAVDYASVTRRRDGAFTTVATSSELAAAVDQAQYADGEGPCLQPLDDDTPVTVPHIATTMAWPGFRQKAVDLGLECSVSIPLFAGSGTAIATLNLYGRDGDAMAPLIKGVWTIYDPGRLEPGELAVRVLDAGGEELLSGLAAALTIRATIQLALQVIMHRGSSSAENAYVCLRLHAAASGISLRIAAEHVITGSAAP, from the coding sequence GTGCTGACGTTCGATGAGCGGTTGATCGGTGATCCGCGGCGGCTCGCGGCCGTGGACCGCGCACGGCGGGCGTTTCCCGCGCTGCCGATGCCGCTGGACGGCATCGCCGGGCTGGCCGCCCGGTTGCTCGACGCGCCGATGGGCGTGGTGGCGCTGGTCGCCGAGACCGACGAGTACCTCGCGGGCATCCACGGACTGCCGGCGGCGCTGACGGTGGAGCGGCGGACACCGATCGCGTGTTCGGTGAGCACGTTCGTCGTCAGTGCCGATCACCCGGTGCGATGCGACGACGCCCATGCCGCCGTGGACGGACCCCTGCGTGACCATCCTCTCGTGATGGATCACGGCATCCGGGCCTTCGTCGGGGTGCCGCTGCGTGACGGCGCCGATCAGCCGGTGGGTGCGCTGACCGTGCTGGACGTCGCGGCGCGTGAGTGGTCCGGCCGGCAGCTGGACGCGCTGGTGGAGATCGCGCATCTGCTGCATCCGGTCGCGGCCGCCGGCGAGTCCCGGTCCGCCGTTCCCGCGTCGCTGGACAGCGGCGCTCTGCTGGACGGAGTGCAGGAGGCGTTCCTGGCGATCGACGCGGACGGTGTGGTGGCCGGCTGGAACCCGGCGGCGCAGGCGCTGCTCGGATACACCGCGCAGGAGGTGTGCGGCCGGCATCTGGATGAGACCCTGCGGCCGGACCAACTCGGAGCCGAGGTGGCGCGGTTGTTCACCGCGCCGGCCGGGCGGCGGCTGTTCCGGCGGTTACAGGTCCGGCACCGGGACGGCCATCAGCTGCCCGTCCGCGCGGCGATGTCGGTGATCCGGGGCGCGGGCGGCGCGCTGGCTTGCGTGTTCCTGACCGACCTGTCCGGGCGGGCGGACCCGGAGCACGACGCTGACTGGCAGCTCAGCTTCCTGGCCGGGTTGCTCGACAGCCTCTCCGTGGGCGTGATCGCCTGTGACGCGCGGGGAAAGGTGGTGGTGGTCAACGCGGCGCTGCGGGAGGCACAACTGCTGCCGGCCACCGGGGACCTCGGGGACGCGCACACCGCGGCGGCACTGGCCATGCTGCACCATCCGGACGGCACGCCGATGACGCGGGAACAGGCTCCGCTGCACCGCGCCTTCCACGGCGAGGACGTGCACGACGTCGACGTGGTGGTCCGGGCTCCGGGGCGGCCGGACCGCACGTTCGCCTCCAACGCCCGGCCGATCGTCGGTGCCGACGGGCGCCGGTGGGGTGCGGTCGTCGCCGCTCACGAGGTCACCGAGATGCGCCGCGCCGAGCGTTTCCGGGCCTGCCACACCGACGTCTCGAAGGCGCTCGCCGCCGCGCAGACGATCTCCGACGCGGCGCCGGCCGTGCTGGAGGCGGTGGTCCGTACCCTGGGATGGCCGTACGCGGAACTGTGGATCCTGGATGAGGTCACCGACACGCTACGGCCGGCCGGCTCCTTCGACCGGGCCGGGCTGCGACTCGGCGAATTGCGGGACTACGTCGTGGTCAAGGGCGCGGGGATCACCGGGCGGACCTGGGCCACCGGTACACCGCTGTGGGTGCCCGACCTGACGAGAACCGGATACCTCGGCACGCCGCAGTCACAGGCGCGACGGGACGCGTGCATCCGGCAGGGGCTGCGCACGGTGGTGTCGGTGCCGGTGCGGGACGCGGGCACCGTGCTCGGCGTGCTCACCTGCTACGCCGGGACGCCGGAGTATCACGAGGACCTGCTCACCGTGCTCCTCGACGGGGTGGCCGCACAGATCGGCGCCTACCTGGCGCGGCGCCGGGCCGAGGAACTGGCCCGGCAGCTCAGCCACGCCAAGGAGGACTTCGTCACGCTGGTCGGTCATGAGCTGCGCACCCCGCTGACGTCCATCGTCGCCTACGCCGGCATCCTCGGAGAAGACCTCGCCGGCCTCGACGACGAGCATCGGCGGATGCTGGACACCATCGCCCGCAACGGCACCGACCTCAGCGACATGGTGGACACCCTCCTCGAACTCGCCGGGCTGGAAAGCGGCCACCTTCCCCTGACCGTCCGGCAGGTCGACCTCGCCGAGATCGTCGCCCGCGCGGTGGGCGCCGCCGGCCCCGAGGCCGAGCACGGCGGTCTGCGGCTGACCACCGACCTGCCCGCGCACCTGGCCGTGGACGGCGACGCCGCCCGGCTGCGTCAGGTCGTCGACGTCCTGCTGACCAACGCCATCCGGTACAGCGCACCGGGCGGCGGCGTGCACGTGCGCCTCGCACGCGGGCACGCCGCCGCGGAACTGCACGTCACGGACGGCGGAATCGGCGTCCCCGACGAGGACCGCCACCGGCTGTTCGACCGCTTCTACCGGGCCGGCAACGTGCGCCATCAGGGCAGGTCCGGCGCCGGTCTCGGGCTCAGCCTCGCCCGGACCATCGTGGACCTGCACGGCGGCGTCATCCGGGTCGACCCGGGAACGGCACCGGGCACCACCATGCACGTCCGGCTTCCGCTGCACACCGACGCGAGCGCACCGCACGGCCCCGACCCGATGCCGGCCGGAATGCGGCGCGGACCGGGGTATCCGCCGGTCCGATCCGCCGTCGGCGACGCACCCGACAACGAGGTGCCGTCGGCCTCGCCGGCGCGGGGCCCGCTCACCGAAGGGCTCATCACGCTGGCCGAGACCCCGGACGACGCACCCGGAATCGACGAACAGCTCGAGAACCTGGTCGCCCTCGCCGCCGCACAGGTCGGCGCCGTCGACTACGCCTCCGTCACCCGCCGTCGCGACGGCGCCTTCACCACGGTCGCGACCAGCAGCGAACTCGCCGCCGCGGTCGACCAGGCGCAGTACGCCGACGGGGAGGGACCGTGTCTGCAGCCCCTCGACGACGACACCCCCGTCACCGTGCCCCACATCGCGACGACGATGGCCTGGCCCGGCTTCCGTCAGAAGGCCGTCGATCTCGGCCTGGAGTGCTCGGTGTCGATCCCGCTCTTCGCCGGCAGCGGCACCGCGATCGCCACACTCAACCTCTACGGCCGCGACGGCGACGCCATGGCGCCCCTGATCAAGGGCGTCTGGACCATCTACGACCCGGGCCGGCTCGAGCCCGGCGAACTCGCGGTGCGGGTGCTGGACGCCGGCGGCGAGGAACTGCTGTCGGGACTCGCGGCGGCGCTGACCATCCGCGCCACCATCCAGCTCGCCCTCCAGGTGATCATGCACCGTGGCTCCTCCAGCGCCGAGAACGCCTACGTGTGCCTGCGGCTGCACGCGGCCGCCAGCGGCATCAGCCTGCGCATCGCCGCGGAACACGTCATCACCGGATCCGCCGCGCCGTAG
- a CDS encoding helix-turn-helix domain-containing protein, protein MDVRSSLGEFLQAKRARLRPGDVGLPRYGDRRRVPGLRREELAMLAGVSAGYYARLEQGLSLHASREVLDAIAGAMRLTAAEREHLHVLSSLAGHRVNPAPPPTEHAAAGLNALLAAMPGVPALVTGRRNDVLAWNRAGHALFAGHLPVTAPDHPDTRPNLSRMVFLDAHTRGLYRDWERKARAVVGNLRAMTARNPGDTGLAALVGELAIESPDFARLWAEHTVTPCGSDVYELAHPLVGDLTVTQNTLTVTQEPHQSLITITAEAGSSSAAALTMLRQACGG, encoded by the coding sequence ATGGACGTCAGATCGTCACTCGGCGAGTTCCTCCAGGCCAAGCGGGCACGGCTGCGCCCCGGCGACGTCGGGCTGCCCCGCTACGGCGACCGCCGCCGGGTGCCCGGCCTGCGCCGTGAGGAGCTCGCCATGCTCGCCGGGGTCAGTGCCGGCTACTACGCCCGGCTGGAGCAGGGCCTGTCGCTGCACGCCTCCCGCGAGGTCCTCGACGCCATCGCGGGCGCCATGCGGCTGACCGCCGCCGAACGCGAACACCTGCACGTCCTGTCGTCCCTGGCCGGTCACCGGGTCAACCCGGCGCCACCACCCACCGAACACGCCGCCGCCGGCCTGAACGCCCTGCTGGCCGCCATGCCCGGCGTACCCGCGCTGGTCACGGGCCGCCGCAACGACGTCCTCGCCTGGAACCGCGCCGGTCACGCCCTGTTCGCCGGTCACCTGCCCGTCACCGCCCCCGACCACCCGGACACCCGCCCCAACCTGTCCCGGATGGTCTTCCTGGACGCGCACACCCGCGGCCTCTACCGCGACTGGGAGCGCAAGGCCCGCGCCGTCGTCGGCAACCTGCGCGCCATGACGGCCCGCAACCCCGGCGACACCGGCCTGGCCGCCCTGGTCGGCGAACTGGCGATCGAGAGCCCCGACTTCGCCCGCCTGTGGGCGGAACACACCGTCACACCCTGCGGCTCGGACGTGTACGAACTGGCCCACCCCCTGGTCGGCGACCTGACCGTCACCCAGAACACGCTGACCGTCACCCAGGAACCCCACCAGTCCCTGATCACGATCACCGCCGAGGCCGGCTCATCCTCCGCCGCCGCCCTCACGATGCTCCGCCAGGCCTGCGGCGGGTAA
- a CDS encoding MBL fold metallo-hydrolase → METIELGDVSVTRVWEYFGPVEMTPDVFFPDTSRQVWRDNASWLQPHFHDAATDGVNSALQTWLVRSEGRTILVDTGVGNHKERPYAQVWSRRETDFLDNLARAGVAPEDVDLVVNTHLHIDHVGWNTRLRDREWVPTFPNATYVMPKADFDFWNPANNRPTVLGRGNQNVFEDSVAPVHRAGQTLLWEGSHRIDGNLLLEPAPGHTPGSCVLTLTSGTDRALFVGDLMHSPVQILEPDVNSCFCEDPREARATRRRLLGWAADNDALVLPAHFPGNGALEVTRDADRFAIKEWAAFR, encoded by the coding sequence TTGGAAACGATCGAGCTGGGTGACGTCTCCGTCACCCGGGTGTGGGAGTACTTCGGGCCGGTGGAGATGACGCCCGACGTCTTCTTCCCGGACACCTCCCGCCAGGTCTGGCGGGACAACGCGAGCTGGCTTCAGCCCCACTTCCACGACGCGGCCACGGACGGCGTCAACTCGGCGCTCCAGACCTGGCTGGTACGCAGCGAGGGCCGCACGATCCTGGTCGACACCGGCGTCGGAAACCACAAGGAGCGCCCGTACGCACAGGTCTGGAGCCGCCGCGAGACCGACTTCCTCGACAACCTCGCCCGGGCCGGCGTCGCCCCCGAGGACGTCGACCTGGTCGTCAACACCCACCTGCACATCGACCACGTCGGCTGGAACACCCGCCTGCGTGACCGGGAATGGGTCCCGACCTTCCCGAACGCGACGTACGTGATGCCGAAGGCCGACTTCGACTTCTGGAACCCGGCGAACAACCGTCCGACCGTGCTCGGCCGGGGCAACCAGAACGTCTTCGAGGACAGCGTCGCCCCCGTGCACCGGGCCGGTCAGACCCTGCTGTGGGAGGGCAGCCACCGCATCGACGGCAACCTGCTGCTGGAGCCGGCACCGGGGCACACGCCGGGCTCCTGCGTCCTGACGCTGACCTCCGGAACCGACCGGGCGCTGTTCGTCGGCGACCTGATGCACAGCCCGGTCCAGATCCTCGAACCGGACGTCAACAGCTGCTTCTGCGAGGACCCGCGGGAGGCCCGGGCCACCCGCCGCCGGCTGCTGGGCTGGGCCGCCGACAACGACGCCCTGGTCCTGCCGGCGCACTTCCCCGGCAACGGCGCCCTGGAGGTCACCCGGGACGCGGACCGGTTCGCGATCAAGGAATGGGCGGCCTTCCGGTGA
- a CDS encoding AfsR/SARP family transcriptional regulator, with product MRVDSRNAADASSAVDVDPLRFTLLGGVRGRRGSVELDMGSPQQQALLTVLLLRPGQGASAAVLMEALWGDEPPVTATKILRTYAWRWRKVLEGDATEPRLLTTVGDGYRLEAPEDAVDVRRAEALARRARRAGDARSARAMLAEALALFNGEPLAGVPGPFAERHRRRLSEFHLDLLEARLALDIDLGRASWCVPELRTLSDENPLRESLSVLLIRALHASGRPGEAAAVFPAARRRIVDRLGLEPSAELADAHRRILASDGPAAPPARSEEQPRNEEPAPRPAQVPATTADFTGREAVARLVADALSRPDRGSLPVVAVAGMGGLGKSTLVRHVAHRLGAQYPDGQLYADLRGSDATPASPQDILDSFLDALGVESAPDCMDSRSALFRSVTHDRRLLVVLDDAHRLAQITPLLPGAATCGVLVTSRSRLAGLTGAVHVDLGAFDETEAIELLGRVIGHDRVSAERGTARELVVACGLLPLAVRIVAARLAARPSWSIGTLRDRLTGGRGLGTLRAGDLDVSATFLAGWRQLTPEQQRALVLLAATDLPDVALPLAARMLDRPEPDSEDLLEELVDLALLQSAAAGHYHLHPVVRSFALAQDIAGAAGEIAAPRSTRSSGPFPVTRSP from the coding sequence ATGAGGGTCGATTCCCGAAACGCCGCCGATGCGTCGTCCGCGGTCGATGTGGACCCCCTTCGGTTCACTCTGCTGGGCGGCGTGCGCGGCCGCCGGGGCTCCGTCGAACTCGACATGGGGAGTCCGCAGCAACAGGCCCTGCTCACCGTCCTCCTGCTGCGGCCCGGCCAGGGGGCCAGCGCGGCCGTGCTGATGGAAGCGCTGTGGGGCGACGAACCGCCGGTCACCGCGACGAAGATCCTCCGCACGTACGCCTGGCGCTGGCGCAAGGTGCTGGAGGGCGACGCCACCGAGCCCCGGCTGCTGACGACCGTCGGTGACGGCTACCGCCTGGAGGCGCCCGAGGACGCCGTCGACGTGCGGCGCGCCGAGGCGCTGGCCCGCCGCGCCCGCCGGGCGGGCGACGCGAGGAGCGCCCGCGCGATGCTGGCCGAGGCGCTCGCCCTCTTCAACGGCGAGCCGCTGGCCGGGGTGCCCGGCCCGTTCGCGGAACGGCACCGTCGCAGGCTGAGCGAGTTCCACCTGGACCTGCTCGAGGCGCGTCTGGCGTTGGACATCGACCTCGGCCGCGCCTCCTGGTGCGTACCCGAACTGCGGACGCTCAGCGACGAGAACCCGCTGCGGGAGAGCCTCTCCGTGCTGTTGATCCGGGCGCTGCACGCCAGCGGCCGGCCGGGGGAGGCCGCCGCGGTGTTCCCGGCCGCCCGCCGCCGGATCGTGGACCGGCTGGGGCTGGAACCGAGCGCCGAACTCGCCGACGCTCACCGCCGGATCCTGGCCAGTGACGGGCCCGCCGCCCCGCCGGCCCGGAGCGAGGAGCAGCCGCGAAACGAGGAGCCGGCGCCGCGCCCGGCCCAGGTCCCGGCCACCACGGCGGACTTCACCGGCCGCGAGGCGGTGGCCCGCCTCGTCGCCGACGCGCTGAGCCGGCCCGACCGCGGCTCGTTGCCGGTCGTGGCCGTGGCCGGGATGGGCGGTCTCGGCAAGAGCACGCTGGTACGGCACGTCGCCCACCGGCTCGGCGCGCAGTACCCGGACGGTCAGTTGTACGCGGACCTGCGGGGCAGCGACGCCACGCCCGCATCGCCGCAGGACATCCTGGACAGCTTCCTCGACGCGCTCGGGGTCGAGTCCGCCCCGGACTGCATGGACAGCAGGTCGGCGCTGTTCCGCTCGGTGACGCACGACCGCCGGCTGCTCGTGGTGCTGGACGACGCGCACCGCCTGGCACAGATCACCCCGCTGCTCCCGGGCGCCGCCACCTGCGGCGTCCTGGTCACCTCCCGATCCCGGCTGGCCGGCCTGACCGGCGCCGTGCACGTCGACCTCGGGGCGTTCGACGAGACCGAGGCGATCGAGCTGCTGGGCCGGGTGATCGGCCACGACCGGGTCTCCGCCGAGCGCGGCACCGCACGGGAACTCGTGGTCGCCTGCGGACTGCTGCCGCTGGCGGTCCGCATCGTGGCGGCACGGCTGGCCGCCCGGCCGAGCTGGTCGATCGGCACGCTCCGCGACCGGCTCACCGGCGGGCGCGGGCTGGGCACGCTGCGAGCCGGTGACCTCGACGTGAGCGCGACCTTCCTGGCCGGCTGGCGGCAGCTCACCCCGGAGCAGCAGCGGGCACTGGTCCTGCTGGCCGCCACCGACCTGCCGGACGTGGCGCTGCCCCTCGCGGCGCGCATGCTGGACCGGCCGGAGCCGGACAGCGAAGACCTGCTGGAGGAACTGGTCGACCTGGCGTTGCTCCAGTCGGCCGCCGCCGGGCACTACCACCTGCATCCCGTCGTGCGGTCGTTCGCCCTCGCCCAGGACATCGCCGGAGCGGCCGGGGAGATCGCGGCCCCGCGGTCGACGCGTTCCAGCGGACCGTTCCCGGTGACCCGCTCGCCGTGA